The Microlunatus antarcticus genome window below encodes:
- a CDS encoding DEAD/DEAH box helicase, producing MTTAFGAKLRVAAPPELACDGQLTVFRWTLDVAASDIAALAVAVGRAYLPDDMHLAYPTASVSPAVPTHDSVRKGDFGEMVAAGIYSTRMGRTVPYSKLQGKPVANATVQGPDTVSLTISPGENPKPVVVEAKCRSIGWPSNVLSALDDSAQVVTDEYLTQAWAAGVRLMRAHPDHARNFALSAAQHLGRLIDRDAPLAPHLRHAVAVVGDDRLPTSKINEHWTGSPPITELHVVLVPDLDGTRDHIFDAAAALTYADLTGGASALVSPGAKAGISGLLSRDLPSQLANTSSPTPLHTVLESSLWYLANEDGIALARAGVAATDSDPDVRGLAQLLTGAVGGARTTLTGRSLAAFADAARDVLNLSAPPDKMREVLDTTTADAALLEAARHVAAALLHRLERHPQTMTEAKGATGVAVRHVVSRMRRYGRHAFWPSQAEAVRGGLLDPAQRSLAVKMPTSAGKTTLMQLVAADTIDRHPEGVVAVVAPTRALVSQLFRDLRDGLPDDVSVRSSQGGLDYDTDLPSAGGVLDGPGVAVVTPERLDLDWRRAMTDDGGIDLQNIKLLIVDEAQHVDNGRRGATLELLIAKALRRDIRVVLLASQFSDVQAIANWINGDALESDWHPAWLERHVFIRGLPDTSPTRARTAYLWPEGSEPVEVFTLKPSGKTKGDGWIRDRKHEAAGLVEKWTSEGLVVVFTDLKSHALGLLNTISASAAPVSTPHPTLTELAASIEVLHPADAAALRNGFGLHHADVHRDVRRVIESAARRGLLRCIVCTSTLLEGVDFPARTVIAAYPPRTPEQQRPDIARLRNLEGRAGRAGRFVSGRLVVMTSDHDQARKWRRAMRQDLPPTRTALTEALMVLRHQAPEQMLPATKNIIDAVTIEALAESAAADGDFRRALEEALQRTFWSGTSAPQVLQTTLANGAGYVHQIAQRVPDAALRAALYRSGLKLEGCLKLRDAIAASLNAIVLILRAEQPDPADHDRLLSWLISACVANLEELEDLRDVDRAALKFSLAAWVAGTSEDDISQAYPEAWAAVKAQHLETLLVWSLTGSFEIIAALANDLGLRESAHSRLAPSRLRYGVFDAELCPLVRNGADRVEVARIANECLDEAQPRGFFWSLVDEVEVRIAAEHEANAEEAASAEDEPIESWEDIL from the coding sequence GTGACGACCGCGTTCGGCGCCAAGCTGCGAGTAGCCGCACCTCCTGAGCTGGCGTGCGACGGGCAACTGACCGTCTTCAGATGGACGCTCGACGTTGCAGCCAGCGACATCGCCGCCCTCGCTGTCGCTGTTGGCCGCGCGTACCTCCCGGATGACATGCACCTTGCCTATCCGACGGCCAGCGTGAGCCCAGCGGTGCCAACCCACGACAGCGTCCGCAAGGGCGACTTCGGCGAGATGGTTGCAGCAGGCATCTACAGCACCCGGATGGGTCGCACGGTGCCCTACAGCAAGCTCCAGGGAAAACCTGTCGCCAACGCGACCGTTCAGGGGCCCGACACAGTGAGCCTTACTATCAGCCCGGGCGAGAACCCGAAACCCGTCGTAGTCGAGGCGAAGTGCCGCTCCATCGGCTGGCCCTCGAACGTGCTCAGCGCGCTCGACGACAGTGCCCAGGTCGTCACCGACGAGTACCTGACTCAGGCGTGGGCAGCAGGTGTGCGGCTCATGCGCGCCCACCCGGACCACGCACGGAACTTCGCGCTGTCCGCGGCTCAGCATCTGGGCCGACTGATAGACCGCGACGCACCCCTAGCGCCGCACCTACGTCACGCGGTCGCCGTAGTCGGAGATGACCGGCTGCCGACATCCAAGATCAACGAGCACTGGACCGGCAGTCCGCCCATCACAGAACTGCACGTCGTCCTGGTCCCAGATCTCGACGGCACGCGGGACCACATCTTCGACGCCGCAGCGGCCCTCACCTACGCAGACCTGACAGGAGGCGCCTCGGCTCTGGTCTCGCCAGGGGCGAAGGCCGGCATCTCGGGCCTGCTGAGCCGCGACCTTCCGTCTCAGCTTGCCAACACATCGTCGCCCACACCCCTCCACACCGTCCTCGAGTCGAGCCTGTGGTACTTGGCCAACGAAGACGGCATCGCACTCGCTCGCGCCGGGGTGGCCGCTACCGACTCAGATCCTGACGTTCGTGGCCTCGCCCAGCTTCTGACCGGCGCAGTCGGAGGCGCCCGGACAACGCTGACGGGTCGTTCCCTCGCAGCCTTCGCCGACGCCGCCCGCGACGTCCTGAATCTCAGCGCGCCTCCCGACAAGATGCGGGAAGTCCTCGACACGACGACCGCTGACGCGGCCCTGCTGGAGGCGGCTCGGCACGTCGCAGCCGCACTGCTGCACCGACTGGAGCGGCACCCGCAGACCATGACCGAGGCGAAGGGCGCCACCGGCGTCGCCGTACGGCACGTGGTCAGCCGCATGCGCCGATACGGCCGGCATGCCTTCTGGCCGTCGCAGGCCGAAGCCGTTCGTGGCGGCCTCCTTGACCCGGCGCAGAGGTCTTTGGCCGTCAAGATGCCCACAAGCGCCGGCAAGACCACCCTCATGCAACTCGTCGCGGCAGACACCATCGACCGCCACCCTGAGGGGGTCGTCGCGGTCGTCGCCCCCACCCGCGCGCTCGTCAGCCAGCTGTTCCGCGACCTGCGAGACGGACTGCCCGACGACGTCAGTGTCCGGTCCTCACAAGGCGGACTGGACTACGACACCGACCTCCCCTCGGCTGGAGGCGTCCTGGACGGTCCGGGGGTCGCAGTCGTGACTCCCGAGCGCCTCGATCTCGACTGGCGGCGGGCGATGACCGACGACGGCGGCATCGATCTGCAGAACATCAAGCTGCTCATCGTCGACGAGGCGCAGCACGTGGACAACGGGCGCCGCGGCGCCACCCTCGAGCTCCTCATCGCCAAGGCCTTGCGACGCGACATCCGCGTGGTCCTCCTGGCCAGCCAGTTCTCCGACGTCCAGGCCATCGCGAACTGGATCAACGGGGACGCGTTGGAGTCCGACTGGCACCCTGCCTGGCTGGAGCGTCACGTCTTCATACGTGGCCTCCCAGACACCAGCCCGACTCGCGCCCGTACCGCCTACCTCTGGCCCGAAGGGTCGGAGCCCGTCGAGGTCTTCACGCTCAAGCCGAGCGGCAAGACGAAGGGCGACGGCTGGATCCGCGACAGGAAGCACGAGGCCGCTGGGCTCGTCGAGAAGTGGACATCCGAGGGGCTGGTGGTCGTCTTCACCGACCTCAAGTCCCACGCGCTTGGCCTCCTGAACACGATCTCGGCAAGCGCAGCCCCCGTAAGTACTCCGCACCCCACCCTGACGGAGCTCGCAGCCTCGATCGAGGTGCTGCACCCCGCAGATGCCGCCGCGCTGCGCAACGGCTTCGGCCTCCACCACGCGGACGTGCACCGAGACGTCCGTCGGGTCATCGAGTCCGCAGCCCGGCGAGGCCTCCTCAGGTGCATCGTCTGCACCTCCACGTTGCTGGAGGGCGTGGACTTCCCGGCGCGCACCGTCATCGCCGCGTACCCGCCGCGGACCCCTGAGCAGCAGCGACCCGACATCGCCCGCCTGCGCAACCTCGAAGGGCGCGCGGGCAGGGCAGGCAGGTTCGTCAGCGGGCGGCTCGTCGTGATGACCTCGGACCACGACCAGGCCCGCAAGTGGCGGCGAGCGATGCGGCAGGACCTTCCGCCGACGCGGACCGCTCTCACCGAAGCTCTGATGGTGCTGCGTCACCAAGCGCCAGAGCAGATGCTTCCCGCCACCAAGAACATCATCGACGCCGTCACGATCGAGGCGCTCGCCGAGTCGGCAGCGGCCGACGGGGACTTCAGAAGGGCACTGGAGGAGGCGCTCCAGCGGACCTTTTGGTCGGGGACGTCCGCTCCGCAGGTGCTGCAGACCACCTTGGCGAACGGAGCTGGCTACGTGCACCAGATCGCTCAGAGGGTGCCCGACGCTGCGCTACGCGCCGCGCTGTACCGCTCGGGCTTGAAGCTCGAGGGCTGCCTGAAGCTGCGCGACGCCATTGCTGCCAGCCTGAACGCCATCGTTCTTATCCTTCGAGCCGAGCAGCCCGACCCGGCCGACCACGACCGCCTCCTGTCCTGGCTCATCTCGGCGTGCGTGGCCAACCTCGAGGAGCTGGAAGACCTCCGAGACGTCGACCGGGCCGCCCTCAAGTTCTCGCTGGCGGCTTGGGTCGCCGGCACGAGCGAGGACGACATCAGCCAGGCCTACCCCGAGGCATGGGCAGCGGTGAAGGCGCAGCACCTCGAGACCCTGCTCGTCTGGTCACTCACCGGGTCGTTCGAGATCATCGCCGCGCTCGCCAACGATCTGGGCCTCCGCGAGTCAGCACACAGCAGGCTCGCCCCGAGCAGGCTCCGCTACGGCGTGTTCGATGCAGAGCTGTGCCCGCTTGTTCGTAACGGCGCCGACCGGGTCGAGGTGGCCCGCATCGCAAACGAGTGCCTCGACGAGGCGCAGCCCAGAGGCTTTTTCTGGAGTCTCGTCGACGAGGTGGAGGTCCGCATTGCTGCCGAGCACGAAGCGAACGCTGAGGAGGCCGCGTCTGCTGAGGACGAGCCCATCGAATCCTGGGAGGACATCCTCTAA
- a CDS encoding helix-turn-helix domain-containing protein, translating to MPPTKVQLGRRAEFGARLQELRLRSGLTQELLAHEAGLHRTYVGGVERGERNVSLDAIWRLADALAVRPGVFFALGPESCDVQPSVDGAALTEAPPEPV from the coding sequence GTGCCGCCCACGAAGGTCCAGTTGGGGCGTCGGGCGGAGTTCGGGGCTCGGTTGCAGGAACTTCGCCTTCGGAGCGGGCTGACTCAAGAGCTGCTTGCGCACGAGGCTGGCCTTCATCGCACCTACGTCGGCGGCGTTGAACGGGGTGAGCGAAATGTCTCCCTGGACGCGATCTGGCGACTTGCTGATGCGCTCGCGGTACGACCGGGAGTCTTCTTCGCGCTGGGCCCGGAGTCGTGCGATGTGCAGCCATCGGTAGATGGTGCTGCCCTGACTGAGGCTCCGCCTGAGCCGGTGTGA